Proteins encoded by one window of Salvia splendens isolate huo1 chromosome 14, SspV2, whole genome shotgun sequence:
- the LOC121764342 gene encoding protein terminal ear1 homolog, whose product MKPRTTKSLNPFAPEYNPIPSGVTPSPHAAAPFFLPPPPPPLSSTPPSPFLLPNQILTYLPSIPHNRQQQFHPSTYRPTPQNQASTIPPPPPPLLPAPRNAQLGRGYSRRGRGRVSGRERRGFARREERPQCEQFPKRNMHNVENRHQITPLNRDQDATTIMIRNIPYNCRRKELIGMLDDFCLTENQKSPMPYAYDFLYLPIDFRTRRSRGFAFVNFTTSTAVWKFYDNMHLANWDFLPRSKWNKSIEIVCAKIQGKEELVKHFSKSMFECESDEYLPVCFSPARDGLGQPVELTVVGNRR is encoded by the exons ATGAAACCTCGAACTACAAAATCACTCAACCCTTTCGCACCGGAATACAACCCTATACCATCCGGAGTCACCCCTTCCCCACACGCCGCGGCCCCTTTCTTcctccctccgccgccgccgccgctctcCAGTACTCCACCATCTCCGTTTCTCTTACCAAATCAAATCCTCACATACCTACCCTCAATCCCGCACAACAGGCAACAACAATTTCACCCCTCCACCTACCGCCCCACCCCTCAAAACCAAGCTTCCACAATacccccgccgccgccgccgcttctGCCGGCACCTCGGAATGCCCAACTAGGGAGAGGCTACTCGCGGCGGGGAAGAGGGAGAGTGTCtgggagagagagaagagggtTTGCGAGAAGGGAAGAGAGGCCACAATGTGAGCAATTTCCGAAACGGAACATGCACAATGTTGAAAATAGACACCAAATCACTCCTCTCAACCGTGATCAAGATGCCACAACCATCATGATCAGGAATATCCCCTACAATTGCCG TCGAAAAGAGCTGATCGGAATGCTTGATGATTTCTGCCTGACGGAAAATCAGAAATCCCCCATGCCATATGCTTACGATTTCTTATACCTTCCAATTGATTTTAG GACTAGGAGAAGCAGAGGCTTCGCATTTGTGAACTTCACCACCTCTACAGCTGTGTGGAAATTCTACGACAACATGCACCTCGCAAATTGGGATTTTCTTCCCCGATCGAAATGGAACAAAAGTATCGAGATCGTCTGCGCCAAGATCCAG gGCAAGGAAGAGCTAGTGAAGCATTTTTCGAAGTCGATGTTCGAGTGTGAAAGCGATGAGTATCTCCCGGTGTGCTTCAGCCCGGCAAGGGATGGCCTCGGGCAGCCCGTGGAGCTGACCGTCGTCGGGAACAGGCGATAG